One segment of Carya illinoinensis cultivar Pawnee chromosome 1, C.illinoinensisPawnee_v1, whole genome shotgun sequence DNA contains the following:
- the LOC122305147 gene encoding protein RER1A-like translates to MEGAPAGGDDVTPATAISRWSFRVSQRYQHLLDKSTPHMLNRWIAFLFVASVYVLRVYLIQGFYIVSYGLGIYILNLLIGFLSPQVDPEIQNLSEGPSLPTRGSDEFRPFVRRLPEFKFWYSITKAFCIAFVMTFFSAFDVPVFWPILLFYWLSLFILTMRRQITHMIKYKYVPFSLGKQRYDQKRTSSTESSSLSTD, encoded by the exons ATGGAGGGGGCACCGGCCGGCGGCGATGATGTCACTCCGGCCACGGCTATCTCCCGGTGGAGTTTCAGAGTGTCGCAGCGGTACCAGCATCTGCTCGACAAGTCGACTCCGCACATGCTCAACCGCTGGATCGCCTTTCTCTTTGTCGCCTCGGTCTACGTCCTCCGCGTTTACCTCATCCAAGGGTTCTACATCGTTTCGTACGGCCTCGGAATCTACATTCTTAACCTCCTCATAGGGTTTCTGTCTCCCCAGGTGGACCCCGAGATCCAGAACCTCTCCGAGGGGCCCTCGCTACCGACACGTGGCTCCGATGAATTCCGCCCCTTCGTTCGTCGGCTCCCAGAATTTAAGTTCTG GTACTCTATCACAAAGGCATTTTGCATTGCTTTTGTGATGACATTTTTCAGCGCATTTGATGTACCTGTGTTCTGGCCAATACTGCTTTTCTACTGGCTGTCACTCTTCATTCTCACCATGAGGCGACAAATAACACACATGATTAAATACAAATATGTTCCATTCTCACTTGGAAAGCAG CGGTATGATCAAAAGAGAACATCTTCAACTGAAAGCTCAAGCCTATCTACAGATTGA